A segment of the Nostoc sp. TCL26-01 genome:
GGGTAAACATTCTTCAGTGGTGGCTGCACCACCAGGAACCGAGCGTTTTTCTAGTAACAAGACATTGTAGCCTGCTTTGAGTAAATAAGCTGCACAAACTAAACCATTATGTCCTGCACCGATAATTACAACATCATACTCTTGCATATTTTTGATTGGCTAGTAAAGGAGCTTGATAATACCACAAAGGTAAAAGATGAATGATAAAATGGAGTAATTATTAATCACTCATCATCTGATTCAGATAATTTCTTGATTTCAACAGAATTTTGATTTCATCAAGTACTAATTTCTGTAAATGTAGCAGGTATTTGTTTTACATCAGCCATTACTAAAACTAGTACTTCCCTTTCTTGAATTTGCATATCTTTAATAGTAATCTTCATTCCTTCCCAGACAAAATATGGTAGATTAACTAATTCTTTGACTTTTTGCATTAATGATACAATTATTTCTAGGCTAATGCCTCCTCCTTGGGTACAGTGAAAACTCTCTAACATTATAGATTGGGAAGGAGTGCGAGGACGAAGTATTGCTGTAAAACTCAACGGACGACTATTGTTGTTTTCTGTCAATAGGAAGATTCCATTAAATCCTATTTGTTCATCATTAGGTAGAAATATCTCTAGATGTTGCAATGCAAAACTAATAATTTCTCCATCAACATCCAAGTCAAAGCTTTGCACCAAATTATGAGTAAAATCAGCACTGAGGGCAGAATTAATATCAGCTTCTGTGAGTTTGATCTGAGCCAATACATTCACAGGCTTTTCTAGTTGGATTTGCCCAAAAATTGCCCTCAGAGGATTAATAGAAATAGTATCTGTCTGAATTTTTATTTCTTGGACTCGGATGTTTTGTTTTGTGACTAAGCCTTGTCCGGCA
Coding sequences within it:
- a CDS encoding DUF2993 domain-containing protein, which gives rise to MSDKQNIEEHLVSQVAEKSVSSQLDTVEEIDIQVQTDIFKLAQGQADGVTFAGQGLVTKQNIRVQEIKIQTDTISINPLRAIFGQIQLEKPVNVLAQIKLTEADINSALSADFTHNLVQSFDLDVDGEIISFALQHLEIFLPNDEQIGFNGIFLLTENNNSRPLSFTAILRPRTPSQSIMLESFHCTQGGGISLEIIVSLMQKVKELVNLPYFVWEGMKITIKDMQIQEREVLVLVMADVKQIPATFTEIST